DNA sequence from the Vanrija pseudolonga chromosome 7, complete sequence genome:
ggagccagaggaggaggaggaagaggaggagcccGAGCAGGACTCTGAGGCcggcgagacggacgaggagtactcgagcgactcggatGACGCCTTCTTCAAGGGTTCCAAGAACGAGCAGCTTGCTGTCGGCTACAAGAACGACATGTCCTTTGTCCAGCGTGGCAACATGATTGGCGTGTTTGCCCACGACCGTGACAAGGTCAAGTTCAGGACAGCCATTGACCGGGTCAAGGACATGGACGGCAAGAGCTTTGCACCCAAGAAGATCTTGCTCCACAACCAGGACGCCGACATGCTCATGCTTGACCCCGGAAACAAGAACTCAGTCTTCCGTATGGACCTTGAGTATggcaagattgtcgacgagTGGAAGGTCTCGGACACTGTCAATGTCGACAACATTATTCCAGAGTAAGTATTGCGTGCCTGAGCAATCACTAACCATCAGCTCCAAGTATGCCCAGATGAACCCCCAGCAGACCCTCATTGGTCACTCGCACAACGGCATCTTCCGTATCGACCCGCGTGTGCAAGGCAACAAGCTTGTCGAGAGCCAGTTCAAGCAGTACGCTAGCAAAAACGACTTCTCGGCGGCTGTCACCACCGAGTCGGGCAAGCTTGCTGTGGCGAGCAACAAGGGTGACATTCGTCTGTTTGACACCATTGGCAAGAACGCCAAGACTGCCTTACCAGCTCTTGGTGACCCCATCATCGGTGTTGACGTGTCTGCCGATGGAAGATGGCTTGTTGCTACCTGCAAGAcgtacctcctcctcatcgacaCTCTTATCGGCGATGGACGCTACAAGGGCTCGTATGGCTTTGACCGAAGCTTCCCGGCGGACAGCAAGCCTATCCCTCGTCGTTTGCAGCTCAAGCCCGAGCACCTGGCCTACATGGAAGACCCGGTATCGTTCACCCCTGCGCGCTTCAACACTGGTGTCTCCGAGGCTGAGAAGACGATTGTCACGTCGACGGGCAAGTATGTCATCATCTGGAACTTTAGACGCCTCAAGCAGGGCCGTACGGACGACTACCAGATCAAGAAGTACGACTCGCGCGTCGTGGCGGACAACTTCAAGTACGGTACCGACAAGAACATGATTGTCGCGTTGGAGCACAACGTGCTCATGGCAAACAAGAAGGATCTGGCCAAGGTGAGTGCTGTCGTGGGTGCTTGGGAGATTAGTGCTAACAACTCAGCCTACTCGTGAATCACTGGCACCTCGGCCGGCCATTTCGACGCCTGTGCGCAAGTTGAAGGACTCTCATAGTGCGATTGTCCACAGCCCCTACTAGAGAAGTGTTTGTTGGATCGAGGGTTTATAGTTTTTTAATCTCGACTTATGTACTTGGGCCGTATGAGGCTTGATTGGGGCAGGCAGAGTAGGCGTACAGTAGGTTGCCAAGCAGCTTGCTACCATGATAGTGACATGCATCGTGTTTTATCGACGAGTTGCGACCCCTCCACTCTGTTTTTAGCGATGTTACGTTTAGGTTTGCTATCAGTGACTGCGCCAAGCAACCACACGCGTCACGAGGCTGCCCcccacaacacacacacgtTTGACTCGCACCTCGTCCATCTTCCCCCACACACAACATACTCCACAATTCCAAGAATACCAGACCCCCCGCCGTCCATGGTCGCCCCGGGCACGCCTCCGGGCGGGGCATCGCGCCCCGAGCTGGTGCGACAGGagacgccggcaccgcctCTGCCTCCAGCCAACGAGTCCGGTGTCGCATCCGCCGCCATCGCACTGCCCAGCCGATCTCGCTCCGGCTCTGCGCCACAACAGCCGCAGCGCCCAAGCGTGCCAGTGTTGCCAGTCTCGCCTCTGCCCAGCCTAACGCCTacgccagcgacgcgcgcccagccgcccacgccgctcCGCGCAGGCTCGTACCCGCCCATAACAAGCTCTGAACTGCAGTCGCCAGTGCGCAgacccaccaccccgaccaTGTCGACcggagcgccggcggcactcTCCCCCACGCCCGCCATGGCGACCCCggccctgccgccgctgctcgcggccggcgtgcccaTGCTCAAGGTGTCCAGCAAGAAGATCAAGCCGGTCATCGTACAGCTCTCGCCCACGACCATCACCTGGCCCAGTATGAAGGGCGGAAAGGGTGAGCACTAGTGTGTCCGGTAGCGCGGACCTTGCTTGCTCGCCTGCACACACTGCCGATCTCTGCACATCACACGGTTGCTCACACGCCCAGTCGAGATCAAGTCGAtccgcgagctgcgcctcgGGCAGTCACCAACCGAGCAGCACGactcgcgccgctggctgACGATCGTCTACGTCCGGAGCGGACAATGGAAGGTGGTGCACTTTATCGCGCACACAGACGACGTGTACGCGGCGTTTGTCAAGGCtctgcgctcgctcgtcgccgcggcgagtgACCACGTCGTGCCCGGCGTCACTGAGGGCGCTGgaagctcgccgccgccaggaAAAGCGGGCTCGGACGAGAGCACCCATTCGGTGGCTTCAGCCGCGTCATTGAAGCACGCCGCAGTTCCAGCGTCGGACCACGACCTGGTGCTTATCCGCCAGCTGTGGCCCGCGAACCAGGCGCGGCTGGACCAGAATACAGCCGCGAGGATATGCGCGCAGCTAGGCCTCCCGACTGACGCCGAGACCGTGGCAAAATACGAGGTGAGTTTGGTCGCGTGCGCACCAGCGGCCTGTGCTGACGCCGGCCGCCAGCCACTGGACATCACCGCCGTGCACCAGCTCGTTCGGGACCTGCAGATCCgccccgagctcgacgacctgtaCCGCGTGCTTGGGGGTCCACTGAACCGCGGCCAGGCCGGCTCGTTCTTGCACACGGTACAGAAGGAGaacaacctcgacgcggcgagaGTCAACGAGGTCTTTGACCGATATGCTGGAGCCGACGGCACGTGGACCGCCACGTCCCTCGCCGCgttcctcgcctcgcctgaTAACGTCTCCAAGCAGGTGCAGGACATGACCCGCCCCTTGCCAGAGTACTTTATCGCGTCGAGCCACAACACGTATCTCGTTGCCGAGCAGTGGCGGGGAGCGAGTACGGTTGAGGGTTACGTCcgcgtgctgctggctggctgccgcTGCGTCGAGAGTGAGTAGCGGGTATGGGCAGTCACCGGAGGCCTTTGCTGACATTGCCCCAGTTGATATTCACAACGGCGACACTGGCCCCGTTGTGTACCATGGCAAGACGCTCACGTCGAGTGTTCCCGTACGCGACGTGTGCGTCGCGATCAAGAAGTACGCGTTCGTGTCGTCGCCATACCCCATCATCATCTCGCTCGAGGTTCGCTGCGACGTGGCGAATCAGGACAAGCTCGCGGCCATCATCATCGACGTGTttggcgacctgctcgtcaAGGACATTGTGCCTGAGATTGAGGGCATTCCCAGCCCAGAGGACCTCAAGGGGCGTATCCTcatcaaggccaaggcgccaAAGCCTCCAGCTGTTCCTCGCACGTCGACACACCTGAGCGTCTCTCCGCCCAGCACATCACGCgactcgaccgactcgacTACCGAGTCCGAATCATCGTCGCACTCATCATCGCTCAGCCGCCGCATCGCCCGCAGGCTGTCCATCAGTTCGTCACCGTCCGAGAAGGCTCCCAAGGCCGTCGCACCCGTGTCCAAGCACCTCGCGACCCTCCCAGTCTACACCACTGGCGTGCGCTACGCAGGCTTCACAAAGCTCGTCACATACGACTCGCATCACATCTTCTCCGTGTCGGAACGCACAGCCAACCGCATCCTGAAGGAGGGCTCCGAGGCAGACTGGATCAAACACAACTTTACCCATCTGGTCCGGGTATACCCCAAGGGTGTGCGACTGGGCTCGTCCAATTTCGACCCTCAGCCATACTGGGCAGCAGGGGCCCAGCTCGTGGCCATCAACTACCAGACGCTCGACTGGGGCTCGCTGGTCAACCATGCCATGTTCCACTCGCCTCTCGGTTACGTGCTCAAGCCGCAAGCGCTGCGGCACAAGCACCCAGAACAAACGCAACGATACCGGCTGTCCGTGCGCCTGATCTCAGCGCAGCGCCTACCGCCCGCGGCTGACCTGTACGTCGAGGCAACGCTCGGCGAGTCATCGGCCAAGACTCGGATCGCAGCGGGCAAGTCGCTCAGCCGCAGATGGGACGACGTGCTCCCCTTCGAGTTTGACGCCAAGCCTTCCCACCTGGCCTTTACTTTCCTTCACCTCGAGATCAAGTCCAAGGGTCAAAGCGGGATCGTTGCCCAATGGATGCGCAGCGtgcacgacgcgccgagggggTACCGCTACCTCCCTCTCGACGACCAGACACGGTCAAGGTTTTTGTTCTCCACACTCTTCGTTCGGATCGACGTTGAGGTTTTAGGGATTGCGCCGGGTGCATGAGCACGCGTGTGCGTAGGAATTTGTGTATGTAAGCATTTATCGGGAGGGGGACGGGGGTGACGAAGGAAGGCAACCTCCTGCGTCGATGTCACCTTCCCTCGCCAATCACATCCCCTACCTCAACAAAAGGAAaggctcctcgccctcgtcctaCGTATCGCCACCTGGTCTCGATCCAGGGATCTCCAGGTGTCACACAGAGTATGAGCCTGGCGCTTTTCCACTAAGCCATAGCGATGGTGATGAGGCGGGGATTTGCTTCCGGGAGCGAGCGCAGGCGCGAGCTTTGAGGGTCGCGCGCTCGCACCGCAGGGTGGGTACAGGTGCTGCAGCGAACGAACGATGTGCCGGCCATGCCGACTCGTGCACGCTGTTGAAAACAGTGTACTTGCAATGTTGAACGAGGTGAGACACGAGTGCCACATGTCGATCAGTGTGATGGTCGATCGGCGGTGTGTCTCACACACAGATGGGCACCGGCTATCGTTATCACCCAGTGTGTCCGCCACACCCGGCTGGCCGGCAGTCGGCACGACTCGGCATGTCTGACTCGAGCCGACCGGCACACAACTGACTCGTTCGGCCTGCTTTGCCCCATCTCACACATTTCTGTCACTCGCCCACAGCGCTGCAGTGCATACCTGGCTAGGCTGCAAAtggccaccaccatcaccgacgCCATGGCCAGCGCCTACGCCCTCGGTGCACTCTGCCGCCCCCCAACCTCAAGCGTCCGCTTCATGCCCCTGCCCTCCCCGAGCACCGCCTGCACCGTGCGCGCGATTCGCGCAGGCAGCCTGACGCAGCCGCTGGGCATCTTCCtgtcgggcggcggggcgcagCCGACGAGAATACCAGTGTTCACgttcctcgtcgaggttggtGCGCGGCGTAGCGAACCAGCTGACACTGTAGCATCCTTCCGGGCGGCGCATTCTctacgacctcggcgtcaaggccgaTCTGGACGACTACGCGCCCGCTCTACGGCGCGAGTTCGGCTCCTGGGTGCaggtcacgccgccgcgcgccccactccccgccgtgctcgaggcgcatGGCGTGCAGCCGGCcagcgtcgaggccgtcgtgcTGAGCCACGCGCACTTCGACCACGTGGGCGACATTGGCCTGTTCCCCGCCAGTGTGggcgtgctcctcggccCCGGGGTGAAGGCGGACAGGCTGCCTGGCTTCCCGCACAACGCCTGTTCACACGTCAACGACGCCGATctgccagcgcgcgcgcgcgaggtcgaccccgCGGACGTGGTGGATATCGGCGCGTTCAGAGGCGTCGATTACTTCGGCGACGGGTCGTTCTGGGTGCTAAGTGCCGAGGGGGTAGGTCGGTGTGGGTTGGGCTCAGCTGACAGCACTAGCACACGCCaggccacctcgccgcgctggtaCGCACAAGCGCCGACAGCtggctcctcctcggcggggacGCAGCGCACATGCGCGCGCTGTACTCGTGCTGCCGAGGCACAGCGCCAGTGCACACTGTCGGGGTGTTCACCCcgcccgacggcgacgcgccagcAACGCTGCATGCCGACCTGGAGACGGCGTACGCGACCatggcggcggtcgcgcgcaTGGAGGAAGAGCACGACGTGTGTGTCTTTCTCTCGCACGACCGCGAGTGGGAGGCCGTGCTGGACGCTGCTGTGGGCACTGGGTGGGAGGTCGCGGACGCCAGTGGCTGGCGTGCGCGCGGGTGGAaggaggccgtcgaggctgcgcggcgacatGTGtaggggggtggggtggggtggggccgGCATGGCGATGGGTGGGGGATGGCATACCGAGATACAGTAGATGGGCTAGACGTCgatgcacgcacgcacgcccagACAACACACGGCCACTCCGGACACAGGAGCCCCAGAGCAGAGCCCCCGTACCGGCCCGAAGCCGGCGGGCACCACAAGCCACTGCCACAGCTTATTCATGCcgttcggcgacgacgaggctcGGGCCAATACTCAGGACAATGGGCGTGCCTCGTAccgtgcggcgtgcggcctgcgtatgctgctgctgctgcggcgtcggacatgtctcgctcgcgccaaGCCGAGCCGTCAGATGCCGTCGCGTCATCATCCGAGAGAGCTCGTGCCGTCTCGGCAGCATCGTGATCGTGCATGacgggctgcggcgcgccaaGATGTGGGGAGGGCGTGCCCCGGCCTTTCAAGGCTTGGCTGCTCTGCTCGTGCACCACAGCAAAGCCGCCAAACCCATCGAGGATCACTGATCAAGGTTGGGGTTTCGTGGCTGCTTTGTCAAGGGCCGTGGGGTAAGCTGGTGttgtcgcctcggccttgccctgcCTGCCAGGTCCCCTGCCCCGCCTGCGAgtgccactgccgcctcccctcccccaccgccctccccgcccccgcctccacTCTCAACCTCGCTTgaggcgacgccgccaaTACTGGCGGCAGCATatctcgcctcgcctcgcaccCACTCGCCCTTTTCCTGCCTTTCGGACCGCCCCGAGGTCCGACTCAGCAGCAACGACGGGGCGTTCCTACGCACGCATGCACGGCAACTAGACCGGCTCTAGATATGCAGAAAAGCATGACATTGCAGTCGCCGTGTGTGTTGGGGAGACGGGGAGATGGATCTGTCGGACTTGGACGCGTAGATGTGTGCGGATGGACGCGTCGGTGGGGTGCGGAGGACAAGAAACGCGCTAGTGCACAGTATGCCGCAGTGTGTATACAGCCTGGCTGATGGTGCGGGCATACAGTGGCCCGAGCCTCGGTCTACTCCACGTCTCCTACTGCGTCACTGCTCGAGACAAGCGGCTAGATGCCCGCTGGCCAAGTGGCCAGTCCACGCCGTCCGTCCACTTCTACGGAGACGCATGCGCGACGCACATACTCGCAGCAGACGCACATTAGGTACCCCTGCACCCCTGCCCACCACTGCGCCGTTTCCTTGATTAGATGGGGTTGGAAATGGGCGCGATGCCTTTTGCTTTTACTTGAAGGGAATCGTCGGCGTTGAAGGGATTTGAGACATGTCACAAAGGGTTGGATGGCCATCACCTCGTCTCTGCCGAGTTTTTTGGTTGCCATTGCCCCAGGCACGAATGACTTCTCCAGTCCAGGCGGTGTTTAATCCGCGGGAAATGGCTGGGATTATGTCATTGACTGGTGCACGGCGCCACGGTGAGCCCTCACCCACTCGACACCACCCTGCTTACACTCCCGGCGGCCGCCAAACCAACCAAATATCCCATCTCGCTTGAACCCACCTGCCTGTCTGCCCAGCATACCGCACACGGCTATCCCCGACTCCCCCACCACACTCGTTTGCGGCCCGAACCTGACCcctctgcctctgctgcCCGCCCCTTGGCTGCCTTGCTCCTCACAACCTCGGTACCGTGTGcggtgcgggggcgggcggggacgcgcgcggcagcaCCATGgggccaggcaggcaggcgtcaggtcgccgccgcccgcccccgcccccgtgTCTTGTCGCGCGGCTGTGGGTGGCTCGgcgcacacgcgcgcgcggcacttGCACCAAATCACATCCAGTCCGTATCTCCGCGGCCCTTGCGGTCAAGAAGCAGTCCTAACCTCGGCTTTggcgtcgctgcgctgcgctgcctgcgcgcgcgcgctgcagccGCAGGTGAGAAGCCAAGAAAAGGCacctgctgcctgccagaCCTAGATCTGTGGGGGGGAGCAAGGGGGCCAGGTATTCCAACGCAACTCATGATGCACGACTGCTGCCAGGCATGCGCCGAGACGCGGCCGGCCGTTGGGGACGACGAGAGAAGGGAGCACGACCACTggtcattgtcgacgacgtaCCCCGACGGTCGGGGTCTCCCCTGAACAGGAAGGGGTGCAGGAAACACAGACGTTTCCCGTTGATAAATAAAACACGACGCCTCCCTGGTGGTTtatcaccaccaccacgaccgaccgaccgactgACCGCCACGGCAAACGTCGAGCCTCACACACCAGTACCACTTCTTGTTCTTGTTGCTCGACCCACTCGCCACCCATCAGCACCCTAGTGACGAGCGATTAGCACCATCTCCTTCCCGTCTCTGACACGCGCTTGCCACCCCCGTGctgccaacgccgacgagcgcatcATCCGTTGCCCAACCAACTTTTTAGACCGACGTAATTACAGCACTAAGCCTGGCCCAGTCCCTACCCCGCGTAACCGGCCCCCGCGCAACTTTCCAGCTGCCACCACCTCACCGCGCGCGACACGACACCCCGACGCATTTAACCCAACAGCCTCAACCTCGGATGTCTGCATTTGCGTCTTCCCCATTCCTCCCATTTACAGCGCTCGCAGACGAGCGGACCAACAGCATCGCGTCATACCTTGACTTTGCGGGCATGGAGCGCGCCAAGACGCCAAGTGCCGCCTCGAATGCCGCCGACAGCCCCGTGATGGTcaagggcagcggcggctaCGGTGGCGGCCTCAAGCGATCCCTGGACGACattctcgagctcggcaacgaggacgaggacgtcctctcggcgcaccagcaccaggcAAAGAAGCGTGcttcctccagctcggccggctcggttgtcgacgacgcgagcagctcgagcgagtccatctcggccgccagcgcgtcCGCACCCACGCAGTCGTGGAGCGATGCCGTTCTCGAGCTTCTCGGTGGCCGCTCAGCGTCTACTGCCCCTGGTGTGGTGGCCTCGTCACCAACGCCGACCCTCGGCCCCTCGACATCATGGCAGtcgtcagcgccgtcgcccgtcCCCCTCACACCGCCCGCCACGCTCATCAACCACGAGCTCTTCctggccgcggctgccgtcGCAGCTCCGTCCATTTCCAACAACCTCAAGGACGTCATGGCGTCGGGAGCCCTCGGGCTCAGctttggcctcgagctcgccattACCCCGCAGATGGTCAAGACGGCCAAGGACGCGGGGTACCACTCGCTTCACGTCGACTTTGGCACCAACAAGCCAAACTTCCAGATGGCCTCAGAGGTGTTCTACACGGCATTGAACCTTGGGTGAGTAGCGTGCTGTCCTGCATCTGTTGATCAGCTTGGCTAACCTTGTCGCCAGCATCACGCCCATCTGTgtcctccccgccgtccAGCCCGACATCATctcgcgcgtcctcgacaacgGTGCCCAGGGCATCATGATCCGTGCCAacacggccgacgaggctgccgacATTGTCAGGAGTACAAAGTACTACCCTGTTGGCCAGCGACCACCGACCCTCAAGCAGCCTCGCAAGGCGCAGAGCACACACATTGCAAAGGCGCAGCAGGTCGCAAACGAGGCTGTCCTCGCTGTCCCTGTCATCGACTCTGTTCAGGGTGTCAACAACTGCGAGGCCATTGCCGCTATCCCTGGCGTCGACATGGTCTTCATCAATGTCTCTGGCTTGAGCACCGAGTGAGTTTTCTTGTACTGGCGACCCCGAGCGCACCGAGATCCGCGGGTACCTACCTCTACGATCCGCGGGTATTGTGCCACacgtgctgctgcagcatTGTGCtcgtgcgctcgctcggtcATTGTCCCCCCTATGGTATCACTGCTGACACACGACACAGCCTTGGTTGCTCGGGCCAGTACGACGACCCGCGGGTCTACGACTCGCTTGCGCGCATCTGCCGCGCCGCAACAAAAGCTTCGACTGCTTCGCACCCAGTGTACGTCGGACTGAGTGGCAAGGCATGCGTCCGTCCCGACCTCATCTCTCGGTTGAGGTCAGAGTTCCCCTgtgtgcgctgcgcgctcgcgggACGGGACACGAGCATCCTGCAGTCTGGCATGGAGGTCTACGTGACCATGCTCCGTGGGGTGGAGCTCGGCATGCCGTCCCCATGGAACATGCCCGCCGTTTCGATCGACCCGTCTCTGATCACTGGCGGCGCGTCTCCCAACCAAACACAAAAACCAAAGCTGTTGAGCCAGCGCGCTGTCCCCAGCAGCGGCACCATGAACCCCTTGGGAGCCAGCCCCCTGCTCAGCATGAACCCTCTGTAGTCCCTGTGTCCCGAGCGACCTTGACATCATTATATTTGGCATCCACATCACCCCTGCATCGGTTCCTGGAGTCTCCTTCGTTGTACAGAATAGTAGTAGTTTGGGCGATATGCAGCCTTCAGCAGTAAACACAAGTGtgacgcgtcgagcgagctcAAGCGACGCCGGACCGAACGGCCGAGGCCTTTCAGTGCCCATGTGTTGTGTTCGACTGCCACCATTTGCCGCGTACAGCCGCCCGTCAATGGTGCTAGTGCCGCCGGTGGTCTACCCATGTGGGAGCGAACAAGTTGCGGCCATCCAACGGAGAACAGCAACGTATCAgcatcgccgaggcgatATTATCCCCACAAGCCGGGTGCACTAGGCCGCCTCGGCAATCGCAGAGCGTCTCGTctccggcggcagcggcatcaAGACGGCTACCGTGGCGGGCGGGGACCAGGCAATCGATCTGAGGAATGTGCGGCACGGCGGGCTGGCGCGCAGGGCGGGGTGACGatgccgccctcgtcgtcgacgcggtgcgGTGCGAAGCGGAGCGCCGTGCGTTGTGCATATGTGGTCGCTTGCGGGCCTGCCCCGCTGGCGTTGTCGTTtgcccatgccgccggctccACCAAGGGCCCCCTGGCGTGGTGgcgcccgtctcggcgccgattgcgcgagcagcgtcgcgttGTCGATGGCGGCCGGCCAGCTGCGTCGTACTGCGCTGCGTGATTTTAtggtgcgcgtcgtcgtcgccagcgctACGGCCGTCGATACATGCCTGTGCCGTCTTCCTACATGTGCACTGCGCGTCGCGCAAACACGCACCAGACAGCGACTGAATCCCACCCGAAAAGTCTGAAGACGCCGCCTCTCGTGCACCCTGGGGCCCCCATTTGGTTGCCCACCTCACACATCTCTCGTCATTTCCGGCAGCCGACACTCGGACGCCGAAAGCCGCGGCCCGCGGTTGGCACTGAATGGcaacgacgtcgtcgactgcCGCGTTCTGCGCCTCGTTCACTCAGGGCGGGCGCTGAGGGGTCCCAGAAACGCGGAGGCTGGGGCAGACGAGGAGGCCCAGCCAGAGGTCTCTGCCGCAGCGGCAGGTTGGTTCGACGTGTGTCGTCGATGGAGAACTCCGGGTCCATGTCGGGGCGGGAATGATTAAAGCTTCGGCTGCAGATGGGCCCGCGAGttggctgcctgctgctgctgccgggtATGCGAGGCCGATccgacccccaccccaccactcaccatcgCACACCAACCAGCTCACCTGACCCGACCCACACCTGACCTCTCCGCACGACGACCAGGCCAGAACACCGCACATCTCACCGTCGCTCACTCACTCCACAATCCACACCGACCCACACACATACCATGCCCATCCAGACAATCTACACGAGCGacctgcccgcgccgccgctcccccgcACCAGCTTCTTCAACTATgtgtcgccgagcagcgcggccgactcgccgctGCAGCGCTTCGACCCCAACCTGCCGGCTTACGTCGACGGCATCACGGGCCGCACGCTTACCCGCGGGCAGgtgcacgacggcgcgctccgcctcgcgggCGGCTTGAAgaagctcggcgtcaagcgcggcgacacggcgTGCTTGTGGGGACCCAACTCGGTAGAGTGGGCCCAGGCCGCGTTCGGCGTGATCGCTGCTGGCGTCGTGCTGTCCCCTGCCAACTCGGCGTAGTGAGTATGGACTGGGCTTGTGGGGTTGTCGTGTGGGTCGGCTGGGCCGATGGTGGTCTGTCTGATCAGCTGCCATCCCTGCCGTCCGTGCATATGGTGACATTTTACCCCGCACCGCCTGCAATGCCATCGGCGCCACTTGGTCGCTAAGCTAACCTTTCCCCAGCGAGCCCCACGAGATCGCGCACCAGGTCAAcgactcgggcgcgagcgtcctcatcctcgacccGTCGCTGCTCcccaagctcgacgccgcgcgcaagcacTTCAAGCGCGACTttgcgccgtcgcgcatcCTGCTCCTGGCCGagaccaaggccaagccaAAGGGAGCAAAGTTCAAGACCATCTACGAGGCGTTCGCGGCGCCAGTCCCGGCGGAGCGcttcgacggcgacgaggcgcacaaGGTCGCCGTCATGTGCTACTCGTCCGGCACGACGGGCCTGCCCAAGGGCGTCGAGACGACCCACTACAACCTCACGTCCCAGTTCCAGGGCCTGCCGGGCACCTACACGCCGCTCGTGTCGGGCAAGGACTCGTTGCTCGGCATCTTGCCGCTGAGCCACGTATACGGGTTTGTCTTTATCCTCTTCCAGCCGTACAGCGTCGGTGTGCCGGCCGTCCTGCTGCCGCGcttcgtcgagctcgacgtgctcaaggCGATTGAGAGGGTGAGTCGGGGGTGGCCTCGGTGACTTCGCCACACGGCGCGTAGCTAACTCCGCGCCAGTTCAAGGTCTCGTacaccctcctcgtcccgccCATCATCATTGTCCTCCTCAACTCGACCAACGTGTCCAAGTTTGACCTCAGCTCGCTCAACAAGCTCACATGTGCGGCAGCGCCGCTCagtgccgagctcggccaggcGTTCGAGCGCAAGTTCCCCAACATCAAGATGCCCGAGGGTTACGGTGGGTACCAGAGCCGGCTTTGGTTTCATACACCCAACTCACTCCCCCAGGCATGACCGAGACCTCTCCCGCGGTCACAACGTCGTCTCCCGAGTCGCACCTCCGCGGCTCggtcggcaagctcctccCTGTGTGGGAGGCGCGCCTTGtcaacgacggcgtcgacgcgcccatcggcgagcgcggcgagctctgGGTCCGCGGGCCCTGCGTCATGAAGGGCTACCACAACAACCCGTCGGCCACAACGAGCAGCATCACCTCGGACGGGTGGTTCAAGACGGGCGACGTGCTCACGCGCTCCGAGGATGGATGGttccgtgtcgtcgaccgcgtcaaggagctcatcAAGTACAAGGGTTTCCAGGGTGGGTTCATTGCAGTCTGGACGTCAAGCTCACCCGCCAGTGCCtcctgccgagctcgagggcctgcTGCTCGAACACCCCAAGGTGgccgacagcggcgtcgtcggcgtgtacGACGAGTCGCAGGCGACCGAGCTCCCGCGCGCGTACATTGTCCCCAAGCCCGAGGTCCCCGCCCACGAGCACGCGTCG
Encoded proteins:
- the rhmA_1 gene encoding 2-keto-3-deoxy-L-rhamnonate aldolase encodes the protein MSAFASSPFLPFTALADERTNSIASYLDFAGMERAKTPSAASNAADSPVMVKGSGGYGGGLKRSLDDILELGNEDEDVLSAHQHQAKKRASSSSAGSVVDDASSSSESISAASASAPTQSWSDAVLELLGGRSASTAPGVVASSPTPTLGPSTSWQSSAPSPVPLTPPATLINHELFLAAAAVAAPSISNNLKDVMASGALGLSFGLELAITPQMVKTAKDAGYHSLHVDFGTNKPNFQMASEVFYTALNLGITPICVLPAVQPDIISRVLDNGAQGIMIRANTADEAADIVRSTKYYPVGQRPPTLKQPRKAQSTHIAKAQQVANEAVLAVPVIDSVQGVNNCEAIAAIPGVDMVFINVSGLSTDLGCSGQYDDPRVYDSLARICRAATKASTASHPVYVGLSGKACVRPDLISRLRSEFPCVRCALAGRDTSILQSGMEVYVTMLRGVELGMPSPWNMPAVSIDPSLITGGASPNQTQKPKLLSQRAVPSSGTMNPLGASPLLSMNPL
- the 4CLL5_1 gene encoding 4-coumarate--CoA ligase-like 5, whose amino-acid sequence is MPIQTIYTSDLPAPPLPRTSFFNYVSPSSAADSPLQRFDPNLPAYVDGITGRTLTRGQVHDGALRLAGGLKKLGVKRGDTACLWGPNSVEWAQAAFGVIAAGVVLSPANSAYEPHEIAHQVNDSGASVLILDPSLLPKLDAARKHFKRDFAPSRILLLAETKAKPKGAKFKTIYEAFAAPVPAERFDGDEAHKVAVMCYSSGTTGLPKGVETTHYNLTSQFQGLPGTYTPLVSGKDSLLGILPLSHVYGFVFILFQPYSVGVPAVLLPRFVELDVLKAIERFKVSYTLLVPPIIIVLLNSTNVSKFDLSSLNKLTCAAAPLSAELGQAFERKFPNIKMPEGYGMTETSPAVTTSSPESHLRGSVGKLLPVWEARLVNDGVDAPIGERGELWVRGPCVMKGYHNNPSATTSSITSDGWFKTGDVLTRSEDGWFRVVDRVKELIKYKGFQVPPAELEGLLLEHPKVADSGVVGVYDESQATELPRAYIVPKPEVPAHEHASLVTEIGEWIAQRVAGHKKLRGGVIAVEAIPKSPSGKILRKDLRKRAEEEWKLNPIKPKARL